The proteins below are encoded in one region of Equus caballus isolate H_3958 breed thoroughbred chromosome 16, TB-T2T, whole genome shotgun sequence:
- the NR2C2 gene encoding nuclear receptor subfamily 2 group C member 2 isoform X1, translating to MATNMEGLVQHRVGTQQVAEVPRTQTSRPESPGMTSPSPRIQIISTDSAVASPQRIQIVTDQQTGQKIQIVTAVDASGSPKQQFLLTSPDGAGTGKVILASPETSSAKQLIFTTSDNLVPGRIQIVTDSASVERLLGKADVQRPQVVEYCVVCGDKASGRHYGAVSCEGCKGFFKRSVRKNLTYSCRSNQDCIINKHHRNRCQFCRLKKCLEMGMKMESVQSERKPFDVQREKPSNCAASTEKIYIRKDLRSPLIATPTFVADKDGARQTGLLDPGMLVNIQQPLIREDGTVLLATDSKAETSQGALGTLANVVTSLANLSESLNNGDASEMQPEDQSASEITRAFDTLAKALNTTDSSSPPSLADGIDTSGGGGIHVISRDQSTPIIEVEGPLLSDTHVTFKLTMPSPMPEYLNVHYICESASRLLFLSMHWARSIPAFQALGQDCNTSLVRACWNELFTLGLAQCAQVMSLSTILAAIVNHLQNSIQEDKLSGDRIKQVMEHIWKLQEFCNSMAKLDIDGYEYAYLKAIVLFSPDHPGLTSTSQIEKFQEKAQMELQDYVQKTYSEDTYRLARILVRLPALRLMSSNITEELFFTGLIGNVSIDSIIPYILKMETAEYNGQITGTSL from the exons GTACCACGTACACAGACCTCTCGGCCGGAATCTCCAGGGATGACCAGCCCCTCCCCGCGCATCCAGATAATCTCCACTGACTCTGCGGTAGCCTCACCTCAGCGCATTCAG ATTGTGACAGACCAGCAGACAGGACAGAAGATCCAGATAGTTACCGCAGTGGACGCCTCTGGATCCCCCAAGCAGCAGTTCCTCCTCACCAGCCCAGATGGAGCTGGAACTGGGAAGGTGATCCTGGCTTCCCCGGAGACCTCCAGTGCCAAACAGCTCATATTCACCACCTCGGACAACCTTGTCCCTGGCAGGATCCAG ATCGTCACGGACTCTGCTTCTGTGGAGCGTTTGCTGGGGAAGGCCGACGTCCAGCGGCCCCAGGTGGTAGAGTACTGTGTGGTCTGTGGTGACAAAGCCTCTG gCCGTCATTATGGGGCTGTCAGTTGTGAAGGTTGCAAAGGTTTCTTCAAAAGGAGCGTAAGGAAAAATTTGACCTATAGCTGTCGGAGCAACCAAGACTGCATCATCAATAAACACCACCGGAACCGCTGTCAGTTTTGCCGGCTGAAAAAATGCTTAGAGATGGGCATGAAAATGGAAT CTGTACAAAGTGAACGGAAGCCTTTTGATGTACAACGGGAGAAACCAAGCAATTGTGCTGCTTCAACTGAGAAAATTTATATCCGGAAGGACCTGAGAAGTCCTCTGATAGCCACTCCCACGTTTGTGGCAGATAAAGATGGAGCAAG ACAAACAGGTCTTCTTGATCCAGGGATGCTTGTGAACATCCAGCAGCCTTTGATACGTGAGGATGGTACGGTTCTCCTGGCCACGGACTCCAAG GCTGAAACAAGCCAGGGAGCTCTGGGCACACTGGCAAATGTGGTAACCTCCCTTGCCAACCTAAGTGAATCCCTTAACAATGGTGACGCTTCGGAAATGCAGCCAGAGGACCAGTCTGCAAGTGAGATTACTCG GGCATTTGATACCTTAGCTAAAGCACTTAATACCACAGACAGCTCCTCGCCTCCAAGCCTGGCAGATGGGATAGACACCAGTGGAGGAGGGGGCATCCACGTCATCAGCAGAGACCAGTCCACACCCATCATTGAGGTCGAAGGCCCCCTCCTTTCAGATACTCACGTCACATTTAAG CTCACGATGCCCAGCCCAATGCCAGAGTACCTCAATGTGCACTACATCTGTGAGTCTGCATCCCGCCTGCTTTTCCTCTCCATGCACTGGGCCAGGTCAATTCCGGCCTTTCAGGCACTTGG gCAGGACTGCAACACCAGCCTGGTGCGGGCCTGCTGGAATGAACTCTTCACCCTCGGCCTGGCCCAGTGTGCCCAGGTCATGAGTCTCTCCACCATCCTGGCGGCCATCGTCAACCACCTGCAGAACAGCATCCAGGAAG ATAAACTTTCTGGCGACCGGATAAAGCAAGTCATGGAGCACATCTGGAAGCTTCAAGAGTTCTGTAACAGTATGGCGAAGCTGGATATAGACGGCTATGAGTATGCATACCTTAAAGCTATAGTTCTCTTTAGCCCCG ATCATCCGGGTTTGACTAGCACAAGCCAGATtgaaaaattccaagaaaagGCACAGATGGAGCTCCAGGACTATGTTCAGAAAACCTACTCAGAAGACACCTACCG ATTGGCCCGGATTCTCGTCCGCCTGCCTGCGCTCAGGCTGATGAGCTCCAACATAACAGAAGAACTTTTTTTTACTGGTCTCATTGGCAATGTTTCGATAGACAGCATAATCCCCTACATCCTCAAGATGGAGACGGCAGAATATAATGGCCAGATCACTGGAACCAGTCTATAG
- the NR2C2 gene encoding nuclear receptor subfamily 2 group C member 2 isoform X3 — translation MATNMEGLVQHRVGTQQVAEVPRTQTSRPESPGMTSPSPRIQIISTDSAVASPQRIQIVTDQQTGQKIQIVTAVDASGSPKQQFLLTSPDGAGTGKVILASPETSSAKQLIFTTSDNLVPGRIQIVTDSASVERLLGKADVQRPQVVEYCVVCGDKASGRHYGAVSCEGCKGFFKRSVRKNLTYSCRSNQDCIINKHHRNRCQFCRLKKCLEMGMKMESVQSERKPFDVQREKPSNCAASTEKIYIRKDLRSPLIATPTFVADKDGARQTGLLDPGMLVNIQQPLIREDGTVLLATDSKAETSQGALGTLANVVTSLANLSESLNNGDASEMQPEDQSASEITRAFDTLAKALNTTDSSSPPSLADGIDTSGGGGIHVISRDQSTPIIEVEGPLLSDTHVTFKLTMPSPMPEYLNVHYICESASRLLFLSMHWARSIPAFQALGQDCNTSLVRACWNELFTLGLAQCAQVMSLSTILAAIVNHLQNSIQEDKLSGDRIKQVMEHIWKLQEFCNSMAKLDIDGYEYAYLKAIVLFSPDHPGLTSTSQIEKFQEKAQMELQDYVQKTYSEDTYRYVHI, via the exons GTACCACGTACACAGACCTCTCGGCCGGAATCTCCAGGGATGACCAGCCCCTCCCCGCGCATCCAGATAATCTCCACTGACTCTGCGGTAGCCTCACCTCAGCGCATTCAG ATTGTGACAGACCAGCAGACAGGACAGAAGATCCAGATAGTTACCGCAGTGGACGCCTCTGGATCCCCCAAGCAGCAGTTCCTCCTCACCAGCCCAGATGGAGCTGGAACTGGGAAGGTGATCCTGGCTTCCCCGGAGACCTCCAGTGCCAAACAGCTCATATTCACCACCTCGGACAACCTTGTCCCTGGCAGGATCCAG ATCGTCACGGACTCTGCTTCTGTGGAGCGTTTGCTGGGGAAGGCCGACGTCCAGCGGCCCCAGGTGGTAGAGTACTGTGTGGTCTGTGGTGACAAAGCCTCTG gCCGTCATTATGGGGCTGTCAGTTGTGAAGGTTGCAAAGGTTTCTTCAAAAGGAGCGTAAGGAAAAATTTGACCTATAGCTGTCGGAGCAACCAAGACTGCATCATCAATAAACACCACCGGAACCGCTGTCAGTTTTGCCGGCTGAAAAAATGCTTAGAGATGGGCATGAAAATGGAAT CTGTACAAAGTGAACGGAAGCCTTTTGATGTACAACGGGAGAAACCAAGCAATTGTGCTGCTTCAACTGAGAAAATTTATATCCGGAAGGACCTGAGAAGTCCTCTGATAGCCACTCCCACGTTTGTGGCAGATAAAGATGGAGCAAG ACAAACAGGTCTTCTTGATCCAGGGATGCTTGTGAACATCCAGCAGCCTTTGATACGTGAGGATGGTACGGTTCTCCTGGCCACGGACTCCAAG GCTGAAACAAGCCAGGGAGCTCTGGGCACACTGGCAAATGTGGTAACCTCCCTTGCCAACCTAAGTGAATCCCTTAACAATGGTGACGCTTCGGAAATGCAGCCAGAGGACCAGTCTGCAAGTGAGATTACTCG GGCATTTGATACCTTAGCTAAAGCACTTAATACCACAGACAGCTCCTCGCCTCCAAGCCTGGCAGATGGGATAGACACCAGTGGAGGAGGGGGCATCCACGTCATCAGCAGAGACCAGTCCACACCCATCATTGAGGTCGAAGGCCCCCTCCTTTCAGATACTCACGTCACATTTAAG CTCACGATGCCCAGCCCAATGCCAGAGTACCTCAATGTGCACTACATCTGTGAGTCTGCATCCCGCCTGCTTTTCCTCTCCATGCACTGGGCCAGGTCAATTCCGGCCTTTCAGGCACTTGG gCAGGACTGCAACACCAGCCTGGTGCGGGCCTGCTGGAATGAACTCTTCACCCTCGGCCTGGCCCAGTGTGCCCAGGTCATGAGTCTCTCCACCATCCTGGCGGCCATCGTCAACCACCTGCAGAACAGCATCCAGGAAG ATAAACTTTCTGGCGACCGGATAAAGCAAGTCATGGAGCACATCTGGAAGCTTCAAGAGTTCTGTAACAGTATGGCGAAGCTGGATATAGACGGCTATGAGTATGCATACCTTAAAGCTATAGTTCTCTTTAGCCCCG ATCATCCGGGTTTGACTAGCACAAGCCAGATtgaaaaattccaagaaaagGCACAGATGGAGCTCCAGGACTATGTTCAGAAAACCTACTCAGAAGACACCTACCG
- the NR2C2 gene encoding nuclear receptor subfamily 2 group C member 2 isoform X5: MATNMEGLVQHRVGTQQVAEVPRTQTSRPESPGMTSPSPRIQIISTDSAVASPQRIQIVTDQQTGQKIQIVTAVDASGSPKQQFLLTSPDGAGTGKVILASPETSSAKQLIFTTSDNLVPGRIQIVTDSASVERLLGKADVQRPQVVEYCVVCGDKASGRHYGAVSCEGCKGFFKRSVRKNLTYSCRSNQDCIINKHHRNRCQFCRLKKCLEMGMKMESVQSERKPFDVQREKPSNCAASTEKIYIRKDLRSPLIATPTFVADKDGARQTGLLDPGMLVNIQQPLIREDGTVLLATDSKAETSQGALGTLANVVTSLANLSESLNNGDASEMQPEDQSASEITRAFDTLAKALNTTDSSSPPSLADGIDTSGGGGIHVISRDQSTPIIEVEGPLLSDTHVTFKLTMPSPMPEYLNVHYICESASRLLFLSMHWARSIPAFQALGQDCNTSLVRACWNELFTLGLAQCAQVMSLSTILAAIVNHLQNSIQEAI; the protein is encoded by the exons GTACCACGTACACAGACCTCTCGGCCGGAATCTCCAGGGATGACCAGCCCCTCCCCGCGCATCCAGATAATCTCCACTGACTCTGCGGTAGCCTCACCTCAGCGCATTCAG ATTGTGACAGACCAGCAGACAGGACAGAAGATCCAGATAGTTACCGCAGTGGACGCCTCTGGATCCCCCAAGCAGCAGTTCCTCCTCACCAGCCCAGATGGAGCTGGAACTGGGAAGGTGATCCTGGCTTCCCCGGAGACCTCCAGTGCCAAACAGCTCATATTCACCACCTCGGACAACCTTGTCCCTGGCAGGATCCAG ATCGTCACGGACTCTGCTTCTGTGGAGCGTTTGCTGGGGAAGGCCGACGTCCAGCGGCCCCAGGTGGTAGAGTACTGTGTGGTCTGTGGTGACAAAGCCTCTG gCCGTCATTATGGGGCTGTCAGTTGTGAAGGTTGCAAAGGTTTCTTCAAAAGGAGCGTAAGGAAAAATTTGACCTATAGCTGTCGGAGCAACCAAGACTGCATCATCAATAAACACCACCGGAACCGCTGTCAGTTTTGCCGGCTGAAAAAATGCTTAGAGATGGGCATGAAAATGGAAT CTGTACAAAGTGAACGGAAGCCTTTTGATGTACAACGGGAGAAACCAAGCAATTGTGCTGCTTCAACTGAGAAAATTTATATCCGGAAGGACCTGAGAAGTCCTCTGATAGCCACTCCCACGTTTGTGGCAGATAAAGATGGAGCAAG ACAAACAGGTCTTCTTGATCCAGGGATGCTTGTGAACATCCAGCAGCCTTTGATACGTGAGGATGGTACGGTTCTCCTGGCCACGGACTCCAAG GCTGAAACAAGCCAGGGAGCTCTGGGCACACTGGCAAATGTGGTAACCTCCCTTGCCAACCTAAGTGAATCCCTTAACAATGGTGACGCTTCGGAAATGCAGCCAGAGGACCAGTCTGCAAGTGAGATTACTCG GGCATTTGATACCTTAGCTAAAGCACTTAATACCACAGACAGCTCCTCGCCTCCAAGCCTGGCAGATGGGATAGACACCAGTGGAGGAGGGGGCATCCACGTCATCAGCAGAGACCAGTCCACACCCATCATTGAGGTCGAAGGCCCCCTCCTTTCAGATACTCACGTCACATTTAAG CTCACGATGCCCAGCCCAATGCCAGAGTACCTCAATGTGCACTACATCTGTGAGTCTGCATCCCGCCTGCTTTTCCTCTCCATGCACTGGGCCAGGTCAATTCCGGCCTTTCAGGCACTTGG gCAGGACTGCAACACCAGCCTGGTGCGGGCCTGCTGGAATGAACTCTTCACCCTCGGCCTGGCCCAGTGTGCCCAGGTCATGAGTCTCTCCACCATCCTGGCGGCCATCGTCAACCACCTGCAGAACAGCATCCAGGAAG CCATATGA
- the NR2C2 gene encoding nuclear receptor subfamily 2 group C member 2 isoform X4, whose amino-acid sequence MTSPSPRIQIISTDSAVASPQRIQIVTDQQTGQKIQIVTAVDASGSPKQQFLLTSPDGAGTGKVILASPETSSAKQLIFTTSDNLVPGRIQIVTDSASVERLLGKADVQRPQVVEYCVVCGDKASGRHYGAVSCEGCKGFFKRSVRKNLTYSCRSNQDCIINKHHRNRCQFCRLKKCLEMGMKMESVQSERKPFDVQREKPSNCAASTEKIYIRKDLRSPLIATPTFVADKDGARQTGLLDPGMLVNIQQPLIREDGTVLLATDSKAETSQGALGTLANVVTSLANLSESLNNGDASEMQPEDQSASEITRAFDTLAKALNTTDSSSPPSLADGIDTSGGGGIHVISRDQSTPIIEVEGPLLSDTHVTFKLTMPSPMPEYLNVHYICESASRLLFLSMHWARSIPAFQALGQDCNTSLVRACWNELFTLGLAQCAQVMSLSTILAAIVNHLQNSIQEDKLSGDRIKQVMEHIWKLQEFCNSMAKLDIDGYEYAYLKAIVLFSPDHPGLTSTSQIEKFQEKAQMELQDYVQKTYSEDTYRYVHI is encoded by the exons ATGACCAGCCCCTCCCCGCGCATCCAGATAATCTCCACTGACTCTGCGGTAGCCTCACCTCAGCGCATTCAG ATTGTGACAGACCAGCAGACAGGACAGAAGATCCAGATAGTTACCGCAGTGGACGCCTCTGGATCCCCCAAGCAGCAGTTCCTCCTCACCAGCCCAGATGGAGCTGGAACTGGGAAGGTGATCCTGGCTTCCCCGGAGACCTCCAGTGCCAAACAGCTCATATTCACCACCTCGGACAACCTTGTCCCTGGCAGGATCCAG ATCGTCACGGACTCTGCTTCTGTGGAGCGTTTGCTGGGGAAGGCCGACGTCCAGCGGCCCCAGGTGGTAGAGTACTGTGTGGTCTGTGGTGACAAAGCCTCTG gCCGTCATTATGGGGCTGTCAGTTGTGAAGGTTGCAAAGGTTTCTTCAAAAGGAGCGTAAGGAAAAATTTGACCTATAGCTGTCGGAGCAACCAAGACTGCATCATCAATAAACACCACCGGAACCGCTGTCAGTTTTGCCGGCTGAAAAAATGCTTAGAGATGGGCATGAAAATGGAAT CTGTACAAAGTGAACGGAAGCCTTTTGATGTACAACGGGAGAAACCAAGCAATTGTGCTGCTTCAACTGAGAAAATTTATATCCGGAAGGACCTGAGAAGTCCTCTGATAGCCACTCCCACGTTTGTGGCAGATAAAGATGGAGCAAG ACAAACAGGTCTTCTTGATCCAGGGATGCTTGTGAACATCCAGCAGCCTTTGATACGTGAGGATGGTACGGTTCTCCTGGCCACGGACTCCAAG GCTGAAACAAGCCAGGGAGCTCTGGGCACACTGGCAAATGTGGTAACCTCCCTTGCCAACCTAAGTGAATCCCTTAACAATGGTGACGCTTCGGAAATGCAGCCAGAGGACCAGTCTGCAAGTGAGATTACTCG GGCATTTGATACCTTAGCTAAAGCACTTAATACCACAGACAGCTCCTCGCCTCCAAGCCTGGCAGATGGGATAGACACCAGTGGAGGAGGGGGCATCCACGTCATCAGCAGAGACCAGTCCACACCCATCATTGAGGTCGAAGGCCCCCTCCTTTCAGATACTCACGTCACATTTAAG CTCACGATGCCCAGCCCAATGCCAGAGTACCTCAATGTGCACTACATCTGTGAGTCTGCATCCCGCCTGCTTTTCCTCTCCATGCACTGGGCCAGGTCAATTCCGGCCTTTCAGGCACTTGG gCAGGACTGCAACACCAGCCTGGTGCGGGCCTGCTGGAATGAACTCTTCACCCTCGGCCTGGCCCAGTGTGCCCAGGTCATGAGTCTCTCCACCATCCTGGCGGCCATCGTCAACCACCTGCAGAACAGCATCCAGGAAG ATAAACTTTCTGGCGACCGGATAAAGCAAGTCATGGAGCACATCTGGAAGCTTCAAGAGTTCTGTAACAGTATGGCGAAGCTGGATATAGACGGCTATGAGTATGCATACCTTAAAGCTATAGTTCTCTTTAGCCCCG ATCATCCGGGTTTGACTAGCACAAGCCAGATtgaaaaattccaagaaaagGCACAGATGGAGCTCCAGGACTATGTTCAGAAAACCTACTCAGAAGACACCTACCG
- the NR2C2 gene encoding nuclear receptor subfamily 2 group C member 2 isoform X2, whose translation MTSPSPRIQIISTDSAVASPQRIQIVTDQQTGQKIQIVTAVDASGSPKQQFLLTSPDGAGTGKVILASPETSSAKQLIFTTSDNLVPGRIQIVTDSASVERLLGKADVQRPQVVEYCVVCGDKASGRHYGAVSCEGCKGFFKRSVRKNLTYSCRSNQDCIINKHHRNRCQFCRLKKCLEMGMKMESVQSERKPFDVQREKPSNCAASTEKIYIRKDLRSPLIATPTFVADKDGARQTGLLDPGMLVNIQQPLIREDGTVLLATDSKAETSQGALGTLANVVTSLANLSESLNNGDASEMQPEDQSASEITRAFDTLAKALNTTDSSSPPSLADGIDTSGGGGIHVISRDQSTPIIEVEGPLLSDTHVTFKLTMPSPMPEYLNVHYICESASRLLFLSMHWARSIPAFQALGQDCNTSLVRACWNELFTLGLAQCAQVMSLSTILAAIVNHLQNSIQEDKLSGDRIKQVMEHIWKLQEFCNSMAKLDIDGYEYAYLKAIVLFSPDHPGLTSTSQIEKFQEKAQMELQDYVQKTYSEDTYRLARILVRLPALRLMSSNITEELFFTGLIGNVSIDSIIPYILKMETAEYNGQITGTSL comes from the exons ATGACCAGCCCCTCCCCGCGCATCCAGATAATCTCCACTGACTCTGCGGTAGCCTCACCTCAGCGCATTCAG ATTGTGACAGACCAGCAGACAGGACAGAAGATCCAGATAGTTACCGCAGTGGACGCCTCTGGATCCCCCAAGCAGCAGTTCCTCCTCACCAGCCCAGATGGAGCTGGAACTGGGAAGGTGATCCTGGCTTCCCCGGAGACCTCCAGTGCCAAACAGCTCATATTCACCACCTCGGACAACCTTGTCCCTGGCAGGATCCAG ATCGTCACGGACTCTGCTTCTGTGGAGCGTTTGCTGGGGAAGGCCGACGTCCAGCGGCCCCAGGTGGTAGAGTACTGTGTGGTCTGTGGTGACAAAGCCTCTG gCCGTCATTATGGGGCTGTCAGTTGTGAAGGTTGCAAAGGTTTCTTCAAAAGGAGCGTAAGGAAAAATTTGACCTATAGCTGTCGGAGCAACCAAGACTGCATCATCAATAAACACCACCGGAACCGCTGTCAGTTTTGCCGGCTGAAAAAATGCTTAGAGATGGGCATGAAAATGGAAT CTGTACAAAGTGAACGGAAGCCTTTTGATGTACAACGGGAGAAACCAAGCAATTGTGCTGCTTCAACTGAGAAAATTTATATCCGGAAGGACCTGAGAAGTCCTCTGATAGCCACTCCCACGTTTGTGGCAGATAAAGATGGAGCAAG ACAAACAGGTCTTCTTGATCCAGGGATGCTTGTGAACATCCAGCAGCCTTTGATACGTGAGGATGGTACGGTTCTCCTGGCCACGGACTCCAAG GCTGAAACAAGCCAGGGAGCTCTGGGCACACTGGCAAATGTGGTAACCTCCCTTGCCAACCTAAGTGAATCCCTTAACAATGGTGACGCTTCGGAAATGCAGCCAGAGGACCAGTCTGCAAGTGAGATTACTCG GGCATTTGATACCTTAGCTAAAGCACTTAATACCACAGACAGCTCCTCGCCTCCAAGCCTGGCAGATGGGATAGACACCAGTGGAGGAGGGGGCATCCACGTCATCAGCAGAGACCAGTCCACACCCATCATTGAGGTCGAAGGCCCCCTCCTTTCAGATACTCACGTCACATTTAAG CTCACGATGCCCAGCCCAATGCCAGAGTACCTCAATGTGCACTACATCTGTGAGTCTGCATCCCGCCTGCTTTTCCTCTCCATGCACTGGGCCAGGTCAATTCCGGCCTTTCAGGCACTTGG gCAGGACTGCAACACCAGCCTGGTGCGGGCCTGCTGGAATGAACTCTTCACCCTCGGCCTGGCCCAGTGTGCCCAGGTCATGAGTCTCTCCACCATCCTGGCGGCCATCGTCAACCACCTGCAGAACAGCATCCAGGAAG ATAAACTTTCTGGCGACCGGATAAAGCAAGTCATGGAGCACATCTGGAAGCTTCAAGAGTTCTGTAACAGTATGGCGAAGCTGGATATAGACGGCTATGAGTATGCATACCTTAAAGCTATAGTTCTCTTTAGCCCCG ATCATCCGGGTTTGACTAGCACAAGCCAGATtgaaaaattccaagaaaagGCACAGATGGAGCTCCAGGACTATGTTCAGAAAACCTACTCAGAAGACACCTACCG ATTGGCCCGGATTCTCGTCCGCCTGCCTGCGCTCAGGCTGATGAGCTCCAACATAACAGAAGAACTTTTTTTTACTGGTCTCATTGGCAATGTTTCGATAGACAGCATAATCCCCTACATCCTCAAGATGGAGACGGCAGAATATAATGGCCAGATCACTGGAACCAGTCTATAG